The following proteins are co-located in the Macrobrachium rosenbergii isolate ZJJX-2024 chromosome 26, ASM4041242v1, whole genome shotgun sequence genome:
- the LOC136852792 gene encoding uncharacterized protein, with amino-acid sequence MEKASFLRAIQLHIFEYGIPSLIVSDNGSPIVAGVEQTVSYLNDAECIEFFEKYNIRAMKFHPYPAYSPKLGGLVESMVKQVKRIITSSIRNNILDYFDFEYLISESKMLINKRPIAFKSALTKLETNHCVPVPLTPEMVIKGYDVPCVSIIPQLNSTEFEESWDYTDEILGDNQKLLLSKYNKLKKVRHNLEKLYREEFVANLLHQSIDRKGRYSKKGHTLLKVGDLVCIKSNFSKPFDYPLGVVLKVEVNDLNEVTAAYVRKANGEVVRRHVDNLIYLTETFDGPSESQSKESVPTEPQVHKTSGNREAARLCQERNKALLEAEENVVSMARAVVASPVDLNGQDSTSCHACLKLLSEWQL; translated from the coding sequence ATGGAGAAGGCTTCTTTTCTCAGAGCTATACAGCTCCATATATTTGAGTATGGTATCCCTTCATTGATCGTTAGTGACAATGGTAGTCCAATTGTAGCTGGAGTTGAGCAAACTGTATCGTATTTAAACGACGCAGAATGTATAgagttttttgaaaaatataatattcggGCTATGAAGTTTCACCCATATCCTGCTTATTCTCCTAAACTTGGTGGACTCGTCGAGTCAATGGTTAAACAAGTAAAGAGGATAATAACCTCCAGtataagaaataacattttggactactttgattttgaatatttaattagtGAGAGTAAAATGCTTATTAATAAGCGACCTATTGCTTTTAAGTCTGCTTTGACTAAACTAGAGACGAACCATTGTGTTCCTGTACCTCTGACTCCAGAGATGGTTATAAAAGGTTATGATGTTCCTTGTGTTAGTATTATTCCTCAACTTAATTCTACTGAATTTGAAGAGTCGTGGGACTATACTGACGAAATACTTGGAGATAATCAAAAGCTTTTGCTGTCTAAGTATAATAAGCTTAAGAAGGTTAGACATAATTTGGAGAAATTGTATAGAGAGGAATTTGTAGCCAATTTGTTACATCAGTCCATTGATCGGAAAGGTAGATATTCCAAGAAAGGACATACTCTATTGAAGGTTGGCGATTTGGTATGTATAAAGAGTAATTTCTCCAAACCCTTTGATTACCCATTAGGAGTTGTATTAAAGGTAGAGGTTAATGACCTAAATGAGGTTACTGCTGCTTACGTGCGTAAAGCTAATGGGGAAGTTGTCAGACGTCATGTCGACAACCTCATTTATTTAACGGAGACCTTTGATGGTCCGAGTGAAAGCCAGTCCAAAGAATCAGTTCCCACTGAACCACAGGTTCATAAGACCAGTGGAAACAGGGAAGCGGCTCGGTTATGCCAAGAGCGTAATAAAGCGCTTCTTGAAGCTGAAGAGAATGTGGTGAGTATGGCTAGAGCTGTTGTTGCTTCTCCTGTAGATTTAAATGGGCAGGACAGTACATCCTGTCATGCTTGTTTAAAACTGCTATCTGAATGGCagttgtaa
- the LOC136853123 gene encoding uncharacterized protein isoform X1, producing the protein MLNSLLNIHDDTRNTSVTEEETDLVNNVLSSIEVDKESGRLIMPCLWKKEIAPLLSPNYNLAKSILNSQRKKLSPEKLKEYDEVIHQQLMDGIIERIDNIAAYSRDNDASFLAHNAVFRENVESTKCRVVFLSNLGENTGARSLSHNQCSQVGPNLNHKIQVATLLLRFDKFLVTFDLKKAFLQLLLRREDTDKLLFLWFKDVSKGDFSIIGYRFCRVPFGMRFSPFLLMLGLYYILILNASDEDPELTEIRKSLYDLSYMDNLSYTSNSEDDLIKALKLATEVFNKYGFELQQFNTNSPNVSKQYQLQSEKDCEKLFGLYWDTKNDTIKTRKLYLDPTANTKRKVLSTFQSNFDPFGINIPILNRARLFLHTLQIDSKIRWDDQLTPEQRKEWEKSLSK; encoded by the coding sequence ATGTTAAATTCTCTGCTTAATATTCATGATGATACCAGAAATACTAGTGTTacagaagaagaaactgatttaGTTAATAATGTTTTGTCAAGCATAGAAGTTGATAAAGAGTCTGGACGGTTAATTATGCCTTGTctttggaaaaaagaaattgcaCCTCTTTTATCTCCAAATTACAATTTAGCTAAGAGTATTTTAAATTCTCAGAGAAAGAAACTTTCCCCCGAGAAATTGAAAGAGTATGATGAGGTTATCCATCAACAATTAATGGATGGGATCATAGAACGTATTGATAACATAGCCGCCTATTCTAGAGATAATGACGCATCATTTTTGGCTCATAATGCAGTTTTTCGGGAGAACGTTGAATCCACTAAGTGCAGAGTAGTCTTCTTATCCAATTTGGGTGAAAATACTGGTGCTAGGTCTCTGTCTCATAACCAATGTTCACAAGTAGGACCTaacttaaatcataaaattcaagtaGCGACATTACTTCTTCGTTTTGATAAGTTTTTAGTAACTTTTGACTTGAAGAAAGCATTTTTACAGCTATTACTTAGAAGGGAAGACACCGATAAGTTATTGTTTCTTTGGTTCAAAGATGTGTCCAAGGGTGATTTTTCTATCATTGGCTATAGATTTTGTAGAGTACCATTTGGAATGCGATTTTCGCCGTTCTTGTTAATGCTTGGACTTTACTATATTTTGATTCTTAATGCAAGTGACGAAGATCCTGAGTTAACAGAGATTAGGAAGTCATTATATGATTTATCATATATGGATAATTTGTCCTATACTTCTAACAGTGAGGATGATCTTATCAAGGCTTTGAAATTAGCTACtgaagtttttaataaatatgggTTCGAATTGCAACAGTTCAATACAAATTCACCGAACGTAAGCAAGCAGTATCAACTACAGAGTGAAAAGGATTGTGAGAAATTGTTTGGTCTTTACTGGGATACGAAGAATGATACTATTAAAACACGTAAACTGTACTTGGATCCCACAGCCAACACTAAAAGGAAAGTTCTAAGCACTTTTCAATCTAATTTTGATCCCTTTGGTATAAACATTCCTATCTTGAATAGAGCAAGATTATTTTTGCATACACTTCAAATAGATAGTAAAATACGCTGGGATGATCAGTTGACTCCAGAGCAGCGTAAAGAATGGGAAAAATCtctaagcaaataa
- the LOC136853123 gene encoding uncharacterized protein isoform X2, translating into MYRVFEKYNIRAMKFHPYPAYSPKLGGLVESMVKQVKRIITSSIRNNILDYFDFEYLISESKMLINKRPIAFKSALTKLETNHCVPVPLTPEMVIKGYDVPCVSIIPQLNSTEFEESWDYTDEILGDNQKLLLSKYNKLKKVRHNLEKLYREEFVANLLHQSIDRKGRYSKKGHTLLKVGDLVCIKSNFSKPFDYPLGVVLKVEVNDLNEVTAAYVRKANGEVVRRHVDNLIYLTETFDGPSESQSKESVPTEPQVHKTSGNREAARLCQERNKALLEAEENVVSMARAVVASPVDLNGQDSTSCHACLKLLSEWQL; encoded by the coding sequence ATGTAtagagtttttgaaaaatataatattcggGCTATGAAGTTTCACCCATATCCTGCTTATTCTCCTAAACTTGGTGGACTCGTCGAGTCAATGGTTAAACAAGTAAAGAGGATAATAACCTCCAGtataagaaataacattttggactactttgattttgaatatttaattagtGAGAGTAAAATGCTTATTAATAAGCGACCTATTGCTTTTAAGTCTGCTTTGACTAAACTAGAGACGAACCATTGTGTTCCTGTACCTCTGACTCCAGAGATGGTTATAAAAGGTTATGATGTTCCTTGTGTTAGTATTATTCCTCAACTTAATTCTACTGAATTTGAAGAGTCGTGGGACTATACTGACGAAATACTTGGAGATAATCAAAAGCTTTTGCTTTCTAAGTATAATAAGCTTAAGAAGGTTAGACATAATTTGGAGAAATTGTATAGAGAGGAATTTGTAGCCAATTTGTTACATCAGTCCATTGATCGGAAAGGTAGATATTCCAAGAAAGGACATACTCTATTGAAGGTTGGCGATTTGGTATGTATAAAGAGTAATTTCTCCAAACCCTTTGATTACCCATTAGGAGTTGTATTAAAGGTAGAGGTTAATGACCTAAATGAGGTTACTGCTGCTTACGTGCGTAAAGCTAATGGGGAAGTTGTCAGACGTCATGTCGACAACCTCATTTATTTAACGGAGACCTTTGATGGTCCGAGTGAAAGCCAGTCCAAAGAATCAGTTCCCACTGAACCACAGGTTCATAAGACCAGTGGAAACAGGGAAGCGGCTCGGTTATGCCAAGAGCGTAATAAAGCGCTTCTTGAAGCTGAAGAGAATGTGGTGAGTATGGCTAGAGCTGTTGTTGCTTCTCCTGTAGATTTAAATGGGCAGGACAGTACATCCTGTCATGCTTGTTTAAAACTGCTATCTGAATGGCagttgtaa
- the LOC136852793 gene encoding uncharacterized protein yields MEKASFLRAIQLHIFEYGIPSLIVSDNGSPIVAGVEQTVSYLNDAECIEFLKKYNIRAMKFHPYPAYSPKLGGLVESMVKQVKRIITSSIRNNILDYFDFEYLISESKMLINKRPIAFKSALTKLETNHCVPVPLTPEMVIKGYDVPCVSIIPQLNSTEFEESWDYTDEILGDNQKLLLSKYNKLKKVRHNLEKLYREEFVANLLHQSIDRKGRYSKKGHTLLKVGDLVCIKSNFSKPFDYPLGVVLKVEVNDLNEVTAAYVRKANGKVVRRHVDNLIYLTETFDGPSESQSKESVPTEPQVHKTSGNREAARLCQERNKALLEAEENVVSMARAVVASPVDLNGQDSTSCHACLKLLSEWQL; encoded by the coding sequence ATGGAGAAGGCTTCTTTTCTCAGAGCTATACAGCTCCATATATTTGAGTATGGTATCCCTTCATTGATCGTTAGTGACAATGGTAGTCCAATTGTAGCTGGAGTTGAGCAAACTGTATCGTATTTAAACGACGCAGAATGTatagagtttttgaaaaaatataatattcggGCTATGAAGTTTCACCCATATCCTGCTTATTCTCCTAAACTTGGTGGACTCGTCGAGTCAATGGTTAAACAAGTAAAGAGGATAATAACCTCCAGtataagaaataacattttggactactttgattttgaatatttaattagtGAGAGTAAAATGCTTATTAATAAGCGACCTATTGCTTTTAAGTCTGCTTTGACTAAACTAGAGACGAACCATTGTGTTCCTGTACCTCTGACTCCAGAGATGGTTATAAAAGGTTATGATGTTCCTTGTGTTAGTATTATTCCTCAACTTAATTCTACTGAATTTGAAGAGTCGTGGGACTATACTGACGAAATACTTGGAGATAATCAAAAGCTTTTGCTTTCTAAGTATAATAAGCTTAAGAAGGTTAGACATAATTTGGAGAAATTGTATAGAGAGGAATTTGTAGCCAATTTGTTACATCAGTCCATTGATCGGAAAGGTAGATATTCCAAGAAAGGACATACTCTATTGAAGGTTGGCGATTTGGTATGTATAAAGAGTAATTTCTCCAAACCCTTTGATTACCCATTAGGAGTTGTATTAAAGGTAGAGGTTAATGACCTAAATGAGGTTACCGCTGCTTACGTGCGTAAAGCTAATGGGAAAGTTGTCAGACGTCATGTCGACAACCTCATTTATTTAACGGAGACCTTTGATGGTCCGAGTGAAAGCCAGTCCAAAGAATCAGTTCCCACTGAACCACAGGTTCATAAGACCAGTGGAAACAGGGAAGCGGCTCGGTTATGCCAAGAGCGTAATAAAGCGCTTCTTGAAGCTGAAGAGAATGTGGTGAGTATGGCTAGAGCTGTTGTTGCTTCTCCTGTAGATTTAAATGGGCAGGACAGTACATCCTGTCATGCTTGTTTAAAACTGCTATCTGAATGGCAgttgtaa